The following proteins are encoded in a genomic region of Pseudomonadota bacterium:
- the dnaX gene encoding DNA polymerase III subunit gamma/tau, with protein sequence MAYLVLARKYRPQRLDEVVGQAHVTRTLANAIRTDRVAHAFVFSGVRGVGKTSLARILAKSLNCAAGPTIEPCGTCDSCRSITAGTAVDVIEIDGASNNSVDDIRELRETVPYRPAIGRFKIYVIDEVHMLSVSAFNALLKTLEEPPPHVKFIFATTEPHKIPATILSRCQRYDFRRIPTSAIVERVRFILAAEGIPADEGALAIIGREAEGSMRDALSVLDQVLAAGSDGVTQDAVAELLGVVSRQVYYDLTAAVLAEDPRRALEIVRDVDLQGYDTTTFARGLLEHLRNLLVAGICGGDRELLDLPEDEIAELAAQARLTSGDALHRLFKHFGEAYEEIARSSQPRILLEATVARLAQLGRLVPAAELVERLEALAAGRPGPKAPGGGGQRPKTQARPSPAPSTRSTASTPSTASTPSTPPSAPPSKASGTDALHDDVAWAKLLEEFGAASPAKSSILERSEPGPESRGDLLVLLFDERDGFTAERAKEQAFSGELRRFLRERLGRDVRLDVRLSDLGGRTTVARERLAREEMLRNREDEAREHPVVRGALSAFGGRIAKIAVAGAAPKPPRD encoded by the coding sequence ATGGCCTACCTCGTACTGGCGCGCAAGTACCGGCCGCAGCGGCTCGACGAGGTCGTCGGCCAGGCCCACGTGACGCGGACGCTCGCGAACGCGATCCGCACCGATCGGGTGGCGCACGCGTTCGTCTTCTCCGGGGTGCGCGGCGTCGGCAAGACGTCGCTCGCGCGCATCCTCGCCAAGTCGCTCAACTGCGCGGCCGGCCCGACGATCGAGCCGTGCGGCACCTGCGACTCGTGCCGCTCGATCACGGCGGGCACGGCCGTGGACGTCATCGAGATCGACGGCGCCTCGAACAACTCGGTCGACGACATCCGCGAGCTGCGCGAGACCGTGCCGTATAGGCCGGCGATCGGCCGCTTCAAGATCTACGTCATCGACGAGGTCCACATGCTGTCGGTGAGCGCGTTCAACGCGCTGCTCAAGACGCTCGAGGAGCCGCCGCCGCACGTGAAGTTCATCTTCGCGACGACCGAGCCGCACAAGATCCCGGCGACTATCCTGTCGCGCTGCCAGCGGTACGACTTCCGGCGCATCCCGACCTCGGCGATCGTCGAGCGCGTCCGCTTCATCCTCGCCGCCGAGGGGATCCCGGCCGACGAGGGGGCGCTCGCGATCATCGGGCGCGAGGCAGAGGGGTCGATGCGCGACGCGCTGTCGGTGCTCGATCAGGTGCTCGCGGCCGGGAGCGACGGCGTGACCCAGGACGCGGTCGCGGAGCTGCTCGGCGTCGTGTCGCGGCAGGTGTACTACGACCTCACCGCCGCGGTGCTCGCCGAGGATCCGCGGCGCGCCCTCGAAATCGTGCGCGACGTGGACCTTCAGGGGTACGACACGACGACGTTCGCACGCGGCCTGCTCGAGCACCTGCGCAACCTGCTTGTGGCCGGCATCTGCGGCGGCGATCGGGAGCTGCTCGATCTGCCGGAGGACGAGATCGCGGAGCTCGCGGCCCAGGCGAGGTTGACCTCGGGCGACGCGCTGCACAGGCTGTTCAAGCACTTCGGCGAGGCGTACGAGGAGATCGCCCGCTCGTCGCAACCGCGCATCCTGCTCGAGGCGACGGTCGCGCGGCTCGCCCAGCTCGGGCGGCTCGTGCCCGCAGCCGAGCTCGTGGAGCGGCTCGAGGCGCTCGCGGCCGGCAGGCCCGGGCCCAAGGCCCCGGGCGGCGGCGGGCAGAGGCCCAAGACCCAGGCCAGGCCCTCCCCCGCGCCGTCCACTCGGTCCACCGCGTCCACTCCGTCCACTGCGTCCACTCCGTCCACTCCGCCCTCCGCTCCGCCCTCCAAGGCGTCGGGAACCGACGCCCTGCACGACGACGTCGCGTGGGCGAAGCTGCTCGAGGAGTTCGGGGCGGCGAGCCCGGCCAAGTCGTCGATCCTCGAGCGCTCCGAGCCGGGGCCCGAGAGCCGCGGCGATCTGCTCGTGCTCCTGTTCGACGAGCGCGACGGGTTCACGGCCGAGCGGGCCAAGGAGCAGGCGTTCTCGGGCGAGCTCAGGCGGTTCCTCCGCGAGCGGCTCGGGCGCGACGTGCGCCTCGACGTCCGGCTCTCGGATCTCGGCGGCCGCACGACCGTGGCGCGGGAGCGGCTCGCGCGGGAGGAGATGCTGCGCAACCGCGAGGACGAGGCGCGGGAGCACCCGGTGGTGCGCGGGGCGCTCTCGGCGTTCGGCGGTAGGATCGCGAAGATCGCGGTCGCGGGCGCCGCGCCCAAGCCGCCACGGGATTGA
- a CDS encoding YbaB/EbfC family nucleoid-associated protein, with translation MAKSKGVAFRGGLSDLMKQAHRIQEKLEKVKEELKTQTWTAEAAGGKIKVTINGAKEITAVVVDKDIVNPEDLETLQDVLVSAVNAAIKLADDQINAATEAITGNIRIPGML, from the coding sequence ATGGCGAAGTCCAAGGGTGTCGCGTTTCGCGGCGGGTTGTCCGACCTGATGAAGCAGGCCCACAGGATCCAGGAGAAGCTCGAGAAGGTCAAAGAGGAGCTCAAGACCCAGACGTGGACCGCCGAGGCCGCGGGCGGCAAGATCAAGGTGACGATCAACGGCGCCAAGGAGATCACCGCGGTCGTCGTCGACAAGGATATCGTCAACCCCGAGGATCTCGAGACGCTGCAGGACGTCCTCGTCTCGGCCGTGAACGCCGCGATCAAGCTCGCCGACGATCAGATCAACGCGGCGACCGAGGCGATCACCGGGAACATCCGCATCCCCGGGATGCTGTAG
- the recR gene encoding recombination mediator RecR has protein sequence MSGAIAELADLLARLPGIGRRSATRLAFHLLKANPDYVRRLGESVGALHDRVKRCAICANVGDDDPCAICADGGRAGRAICVVEGVPDLWAIEEAGTFRGRYHVLHGLLKPIDGIGPAELNLATLADRVAREGVDEVIVATRPSVEGEATALLVKQTLAGLRVRVTRIASGVPHGSELEYADGRTLIRALDDRREL, from the coding sequence ATGTCGGGCGCCATCGCCGAGCTCGCCGATCTGCTCGCCAGGCTGCCGGGCATCGGACGCAGGTCCGCGACCAGGCTCGCGTTCCACCTGCTCAAGGCGAACCCGGACTACGTGCGCCGGCTCGGCGAGAGCGTCGGCGCCCTGCACGATCGCGTCAAGCGGTGCGCGATCTGCGCGAACGTCGGCGACGACGATCCGTGCGCGATCTGCGCCGACGGGGGCCGCGCGGGCCGCGCGATCTGCGTGGTCGAGGGCGTGCCGGATCTCTGGGCGATCGAGGAGGCGGGCACGTTCCGCGGGCGGTACCACGTGCTCCACGGCCTGCTCAAGCCGATCGACGGGATCGGGCCGGCGGAGCTGAACCTCGCGACGCTCGCGGATCGCGTGGCGCGCGAGGGCGTCGACGAGGTGATCGTCGCGACGCGTCCGTCGGTCGAGGGCGAGGCGACGGCGCTGCTCGTCAAGCAGACGCTCGCCGGGCTCCGCGTGCGCGTCACGCGGATCGCCTCGGGCGTCCCGCACGGGAGCGAGCTCGAGTACGCGGACGGGCGCACGCTCATCCGCGCCCTCGACGACCGGAGGGAGCTGTGA
- a CDS encoding VOC family protein — MKPTYDHALTFLWVTDWDRALRFYTEVLGFRKDYESEGWAELAVPGVKDSFVALNRIAAGSELPRNEFVTLRVPDLDAFRAYLAGSGVFLKGDVVDFRDEGQGMRMFKFLDPDGNVITASQIER; from the coding sequence ATGAAACCGACGTACGATCACGCGCTGACGTTCCTGTGGGTCACGGACTGGGATCGCGCGCTGCGCTTCTACACGGAGGTGCTCGGCTTCCGCAAGGACTACGAGTCCGAGGGCTGGGCCGAGCTCGCGGTGCCCGGGGTCAAGGACTCCTTCGTGGCGCTGAACCGGATCGCCGCAGGAAGCGAGCTCCCCCGCAACGAGTTCGTCACCCTGCGCGTGCCGGATCTGGACGCGTTCCGCGCGTACCTCGCGGGCAGCGGCGTCTTCCTCAAGGGCGACGTCGTCGACTTCCGCGACGAGGGGCAGGGGATGCGCATGTTCAAGTTCCTCGACCCGGACGGCAACGTGATCACCGCGTCGCAGATCGAAAGATAG
- a CDS encoding type II toxin-antitoxin system HicB family antitoxin, which produces MASKKKRNACVDKYTYRVRWSEEDAEYVGTCAEMPGLSWLDEDPDEAFQGIRRLAEEAIAVLEEEGAPAPEPLAMRAFSGVFKVRVPPETHRRLAIEAAEANVSLNRIASEKLAR; this is translated from the coding sequence ATGGCATCGAAGAAGAAGCGAAACGCGTGCGTCGACAAGTACACCTACCGGGTCCGGTGGTCCGAGGAGGACGCGGAGTACGTCGGCACGTGCGCGGAGATGCCGGGCCTGAGCTGGCTCGACGAGGATCCGGACGAGGCGTTCCAGGGGATCCGGCGCTTGGCCGAGGAGGCGATCGCCGTTCTCGAAGAGGAGGGAGCGCCCGCCCCCGAACCGCTCGCCATGCGGGCATTCAGCGGAGTGTTCAAGGTCCGCGTCCCTCCGGAGACACACCGGCGCCTCGCCATCGAGGCGGCCGAGGCCAACGTTTCCTTGAACCGGATCGCGAGCGAGAAGCTCGCCCGTTGA
- a CDS encoding toxin HicA has protein sequence MTSRVEKLIAAMAGNPQGVRYEDLCKVCAFHFGEARQRGSSHRIYRTGVASAPLVNIQRGAAGMAKPYQVRQVLKAIAEKEG, from the coding sequence ATGACGAGCAGGGTCGAAAAGCTGATCGCGGCGATGGCGGGCAATCCGCAAGGAGTGCGGTACGAGGATCTCTGCAAGGTCTGCGCCTTCCACTTCGGCGAAGCCCGGCAGCGGGGCTCAAGCCATCGCATCTACAGAACCGGCGTGGCCAGCGCACCGCTCGTCAACATCCAGCGCGGCGCGGCCGGCATGGCGAAGCCGTATCAGGTGCGCCAGGTGCTCAAGGCGATCGCGGAGAAGGAAGGTTGA
- a CDS encoding right-handed parallel beta-helix repeat-containing protein produces MISKRLAFVPLLAAVLLPLPAVAQDAITGVSIEAHATFHNAGVMVTYTGDADGDATAALEVDADGAGFAAAHPLSRAGDGRFVGSAFFLPDGTDYALRVTLADPDGVTNGVLTADGVTRSLAIPESAGGAIHVAVDGDDGADGSEEHPFATVAAAVAAASAGDTVLIHAGEYHEEVTVTGGGTDVAPFTIRAAGDGEVVLTGASPALCEASAWADEGGGVWSAPVAQTRYVAVDDVRLWRYESLSDLQALTEGTAGGFFFDGDTVYLRLPGDAAPAGHEIEVSDLGRAFWLEGAPNVVIRDLHIRAYGGEEYSEGIMVRDGSHGVWIAGCAFEHVMPGIWVKNDVDDLAVTDNEFSDVGLAGFPWAAVKAQGGMESGALAVDDEYDGQGIVFYHNYVHDSFDGMRACGDQPMARPNNADVLANTFFRLGDDGIETDGDCSNVRIALNRFERSLCGVSAAPAATGPTYVVRNLMVDLRNVAPGSDWMTRALKFNVDDPRPSGDVFVYHNTAVTYEAGQAAFGVTDDSRWTAVHLKNNIWVGAGDAFYYENTGLEPFYQDYDLLHSTGDGLVAFDGAHYDSVDAYYGGTGLCEHCLGAEPGFVDGPGGDYDLQESSAAVDRGEPIPGVNDHYVGAAPDIGAYELGGVGPDADVDADTDSDSDSDSDTDVDTDVDTDVDADADDSGADDGSCGCAAAGISARVLRRSLLEDLSSLF; encoded by the coding sequence ATGATTTCCAAACGACTGGCTTTCGTTCCGCTGCTCGCGGCGGTTCTCCTGCCGCTGCCGGCGGTCGCGCAGGACGCGATCACGGGGGTCTCGATCGAGGCGCACGCGACGTTCCACAACGCGGGCGTCATGGTCACGTACACGGGCGACGCCGACGGCGACGCGACCGCGGCGCTGGAGGTCGACGCGGACGGTGCCGGCTTCGCCGCTGCGCACCCGCTGTCGCGCGCGGGTGACGGGCGGTTCGTGGGCAGCGCCTTCTTCCTGCCGGACGGAACCGACTACGCGCTCCGGGTGACGCTCGCGGATCCGGACGGCGTGACCAACGGCGTGCTCACGGCGGACGGCGTCACGCGGTCGCTCGCGATCCCCGAGTCCGCGGGCGGCGCGATCCACGTGGCGGTCGACGGCGACGATGGCGCCGACGGGAGCGAGGAGCACCCGTTCGCGACCGTGGCCGCGGCGGTCGCGGCGGCGTCGGCCGGGGACACCGTGCTGATCCACGCGGGCGAGTATCACGAGGAGGTCACGGTCACGGGCGGCGGGACGGACGTCGCGCCTTTCACGATCCGCGCGGCCGGGGACGGCGAGGTCGTCCTGACCGGGGCCTCCCCCGCGCTGTGCGAGGCGAGCGCGTGGGCGGACGAGGGCGGCGGCGTGTGGAGCGCGCCGGTCGCGCAGACCCGGTACGTGGCCGTCGACGACGTGCGGCTGTGGCGCTACGAGAGCCTCTCCGATCTTCAGGCGCTCACGGAGGGCACGGCCGGCGGCTTCTTCTTCGACGGTGACACGGTCTACCTCCGGCTCCCCGGGGACGCGGCGCCCGCTGGCCACGAGATCGAAGTGTCCGACCTGGGCCGGGCGTTCTGGCTGGAGGGCGCGCCGAACGTGGTGATCCGCGATCTCCACATCCGCGCCTACGGCGGCGAGGAGTACTCCGAGGGGATCATGGTGCGCGACGGCTCGCACGGCGTGTGGATCGCGGGCTGCGCTTTCGAGCACGTCATGCCCGGCATCTGGGTGAAGAACGACGTCGACGATCTCGCGGTGACGGACAACGAGTTCTCGGACGTCGGGCTCGCCGGGTTCCCGTGGGCGGCGGTCAAGGCGCAGGGCGGCATGGAGAGCGGCGCGCTCGCCGTGGACGACGAGTACGACGGGCAGGGGATCGTCTTCTACCATAACTACGTCCACGACTCGTTCGACGGCATGCGCGCCTGCGGCGACCAGCCGATGGCCCGCCCGAACAACGCGGACGTCCTCGCCAACACCTTCTTCCGGCTCGGGGACGACGGCATCGAGACCGACGGCGATTGCTCCAACGTCCGCATCGCGCTGAACCGGTTCGAGCGATCGCTGTGCGGCGTCTCCGCGGCCCCGGCCGCGACCGGCCCGACCTACGTCGTCCGCAACCTGATGGTGGACCTGCGGAACGTGGCGCCGGGCTCGGACTGGATGACGCGGGCGCTCAAGTTCAACGTGGACGATCCGCGGCCGTCGGGGGACGTGTTCGTCTACCACAACACGGCGGTCACCTACGAGGCTGGGCAGGCCGCGTTCGGCGTCACCGACGACTCGCGGTGGACCGCCGTCCACCTGAAGAACAACATCTGGGTCGGCGCCGGCGACGCGTTCTATTACGAAAACACCGGGCTCGAGCCGTTCTACCAGGACTACGACCTCCTGCACTCGACCGGGGACGGGCTCGTCGCCTTCGACGGCGCGCACTACGATTCCGTGGACGCGTACTACGGCGGGACCGGGCTCTGCGAGCACTGCCTGGGCGCGGAGCCCGGGTTCGTCGACGGCCCGGGCGGCGACTACGATCTGCAGGAGTCGAGCGCGGCGGTGGATCGGGGCGAGCCGATCCCGGGCGTGAACGACCACTACGTCGGGGCGGCGCCGGACATCGGCGCCTACGAGCTGGGCGGCGTCGGCCCGGACGCGGACGTCGACGCGGATACGGATTCGGATTCGGACTCGGATTCGGACACGGATGTCGACACGGACGTCGATACGGATGTCGACGCGGACGCGGACGACTCCGGCGCGGACGACGGCTCGTGCGGCTGCGCGGCCGCGGGCATCTCCGCTCGCGTTCTGCGGCGCTCGCTGCTGGAGGATCTTTCCAGCCTCTTCTAA